One segment of Dromaius novaehollandiae isolate bDroNov1 chromosome Z, bDroNov1.hap1, whole genome shotgun sequence DNA contains the following:
- the LOC135324833 gene encoding mothers against decapentaplegic homolog 4 isoform X2, whose amino-acid sequence MDNMSITNTPTSNDACLSIVHSLMCHRQGGESETFAKRAIESLVKKLKEKKDELDSLITAITTNGAHPSKCVTIQRTLDGRLQVAGRKGFPHVIYARLWRWPDLHKNELKHVKYCQYAFDLKCDSVCVNPYHYERVVSPGIDLSGLTLQSSTPSSMLVKDEYVHDYEGQPSLSSAEGHSVQTIQHPPSNRASTEPYSTPAMLAPAEASTTSTTNFPNIPVASTNSTTTWTGSRTAAYTPTIPHHQNGHLQHHPPMHPGHYWPVHNELAFQPPISNHPAPEYWCSIAYFEMDVQVGETFKVPSSCPIVTVDGYVDPSGGDRFCLGQLSNVHRTEAIERARLHIGKGVQLECKGEGDVWVRCLSDHAVFVQSYYLDREAGRAPGDAVHKIYPSAYIKVFDLRQCHRQMQQQAATAQAAAAAQAAAVAGNIPGPGSVGGIAPAISLSAAAGIGVDDLRRLCILRMSFVKGWGPDYPRQSIKETPCWIEIHLHRALQLLDEVLHTMPIADPQPLD is encoded by the exons ATGGACAATATGTCTATTACTAACACGCCAACAAGTAATGATGCTTGTCTGAGCATTGTTCACAGCTTGATGTGCCATCGACAAGGTGGAGAGAGTGAAACTTTTGCAAAACGCGCAATTGAAAGTTTAGTTAAAAagctaaaggagaaaaaagatgaaTTGGATTCTTTGATTACAGCTATAACTACAAATGGAGCTCATCCTAGCAAGTGTGTTACAATACAGAGAACGCTGGATGGGAGGCTTCAG GTGGCTGGTCGCAAGGGATTCCCTCATGTGATTTACGCTCGTCTTTGGAGGTGGCCTGATCTTCATAAAAATGAACTCAAGCATGTTAAATATTGTCAGTATGCTTTTGACTTAAAATGTGACAGTGTCTGTGTAAATCCTTACCATTATGAGCGTGTAGTATCGCCTGGCATCG atcTCTCAGGACTGACACTACAGAGTTCTA CTCCATCAAGCATGTTGGTGAAAGATGAATACGTTCATGACTACGAGGGGCAGCCGTCATTGTCGTCTGCTGAAGGCCATTCAGTCCAAACCATCCAGCATCCACCAAGTAACAGAGCATCTACAGAGCCTTACAGCACCCCAGCCATGTTAGCTCCTGCTGAGGCTAGCACTACCAGCACCACTAATTTTCCCAACATTCCTGTGGCTTCAACAA atAGTACTACAACTTGGACTGGAAGTCGAACGGCAGCCTATACGCCTACCATACCTCACCACCAGAATGGCCATCTTCAGCATCATCCACCTATGCATCCTGGACATTACT GGCCAGTTCACAATGAACTTGCATTCCAGCCTCCTATATCAAATCATCCTG CTCCAGAATATTGGTGTTCAATCGCATACTTTGAAATGGATGTGCAAGTTGGGGAAACATTTAAGGTTCCTTCAAGCTGTCCAATTGTAACTGTTGATGGATATGTGGATCCTTCTGGAGGAGACCGTTTTTGCCTGGGCCAGCTTTCCAACGTGCACAGAACAGAAGCCATTGAGAGAGCAAG gttGCACATAGGTAAAGGGGTGCAGTTGGAGTGCAAAGGAGAAGGTGACGTGTGGGTTAGATGCCTCAGTGACCACGCAGTCTTCGTTCAGAGTTACTACCTGGATAGAGAAGCAGGGCGTGCGCCAGGTGATGCTGTTCACAAGATTTACCCAAGTGCATATATAAAG gtttttgatTTACGCCAATGTCACCGTCAGATGCAACAGCAGGCTGCCACtgcccaagctgctgctgctgctcaagcTGCAGCAGTAGCAGGAAACATCCCTGGACCAGGATCAGTAGGTGGAATAGCCCCAGCCATTA GTTTGTCAGCTGCTGCTGGAATTGGTGTAGATGACCTTCGCCGCTTGTGCATACTCAGGATGAGTTTTGTAAAAGGTTGGGGACCTGATTACCCCAGACAGAGCATCAAAGAGACACCCTGCTGGATTGAAATTCACTTACACCGTGCCCTCCAGCTTCTAGATGAAGTACTTCATACCATGCCTATTGCAGACCCACAACCTTTAGACTGA
- the LOC135324833 gene encoding mothers against decapentaplegic homolog 4 isoform X1, whose translation MDNMSITNTPTSNDACLSIVHSLMCHRQGGESETFAKRAIESLVKKLKEKKDELDSLITAITTNGAHPSKCVTIQRTLDGRLQVAGRKGFPHVIYARLWRWPDLHKNELKHVKYCQYAFDLKCDSVCVNPYHYERVVSPGIDLSGLTLQSSTPSSMLVKDEYVHDYEGQPSLSSAEGHSVQTIQHPPSNRASTEPYSTPAMLAPAEASTTSTTNFPNIPVASTSHPPSILTGSHSDGLLQIASGPQPGTQQNGFTAQPATYHHNSTTTWTGSRTAAYTPTIPHHQNGHLQHHPPMHPGHYWPVHNELAFQPPISNHPAPEYWCSIAYFEMDVQVGETFKVPSSCPIVTVDGYVDPSGGDRFCLGQLSNVHRTEAIERARLHIGKGVQLECKGEGDVWVRCLSDHAVFVQSYYLDREAGRAPGDAVHKIYPSAYIKVFDLRQCHRQMQQQAATAQAAAAAQAAAVAGNIPGPGSVGGIAPAISLSAAAGIGVDDLRRLCILRMSFVKGWGPDYPRQSIKETPCWIEIHLHRALQLLDEVLHTMPIADPQPLD comes from the exons ATGGACAATATGTCTATTACTAACACGCCAACAAGTAATGATGCTTGTCTGAGCATTGTTCACAGCTTGATGTGCCATCGACAAGGTGGAGAGAGTGAAACTTTTGCAAAACGCGCAATTGAAAGTTTAGTTAAAAagctaaaggagaaaaaagatgaaTTGGATTCTTTGATTACAGCTATAACTACAAATGGAGCTCATCCTAGCAAGTGTGTTACAATACAGAGAACGCTGGATGGGAGGCTTCAG GTGGCTGGTCGCAAGGGATTCCCTCATGTGATTTACGCTCGTCTTTGGAGGTGGCCTGATCTTCATAAAAATGAACTCAAGCATGTTAAATATTGTCAGTATGCTTTTGACTTAAAATGTGACAGTGTCTGTGTAAATCCTTACCATTATGAGCGTGTAGTATCGCCTGGCATCG atcTCTCAGGACTGACACTACAGAGTTCTA CTCCATCAAGCATGTTGGTGAAAGATGAATACGTTCATGACTACGAGGGGCAGCCGTCATTGTCGTCTGCTGAAGGCCATTCAGTCCAAACCATCCAGCATCCACCAAGTAACAGAGCATCTACAGAGCCTTACAGCACCCCAGCCATGTTAGCTCCTGCTGAGGCTAGCACTACCAGCACCACTAATTTTCCCAACATTCCTGTGGCTTCAACAA GTCACCCTCCCAGTATATTGACAGGTAGCCATAGTGATGGACTCTTACAGATTGCTTCAGGGCCTCAGCCAGGAACTCAGCAGAATGGGTTTACAGCTCAGCCAGCTACTTACCATCACA atAGTACTACAACTTGGACTGGAAGTCGAACGGCAGCCTATACGCCTACCATACCTCACCACCAGAATGGCCATCTTCAGCATCATCCACCTATGCATCCTGGACATTACT GGCCAGTTCACAATGAACTTGCATTCCAGCCTCCTATATCAAATCATCCTG CTCCAGAATATTGGTGTTCAATCGCATACTTTGAAATGGATGTGCAAGTTGGGGAAACATTTAAGGTTCCTTCAAGCTGTCCAATTGTAACTGTTGATGGATATGTGGATCCTTCTGGAGGAGACCGTTTTTGCCTGGGCCAGCTTTCCAACGTGCACAGAACAGAAGCCATTGAGAGAGCAAG gttGCACATAGGTAAAGGGGTGCAGTTGGAGTGCAAAGGAGAAGGTGACGTGTGGGTTAGATGCCTCAGTGACCACGCAGTCTTCGTTCAGAGTTACTACCTGGATAGAGAAGCAGGGCGTGCGCCAGGTGATGCTGTTCACAAGATTTACCCAAGTGCATATATAAAG gtttttgatTTACGCCAATGTCACCGTCAGATGCAACAGCAGGCTGCCACtgcccaagctgctgctgctgctcaagcTGCAGCAGTAGCAGGAAACATCCCTGGACCAGGATCAGTAGGTGGAATAGCCCCAGCCATTA GTTTGTCAGCTGCTGCTGGAATTGGTGTAGATGACCTTCGCCGCTTGTGCATACTCAGGATGAGTTTTGTAAAAGGTTGGGGACCTGATTACCCCAGACAGAGCATCAAAGAGACACCCTGCTGGATTGAAATTCACTTACACCGTGCCCTCCAGCTTCTAGATGAAGTACTTCATACCATGCCTATTGCAGACCCACAACCTTTAGACTGA
- the LOC135324833 gene encoding mothers against decapentaplegic homolog 4 isoform X3, whose amino-acid sequence MLVKDEYVHDYEGQPSLSSAEGHSVQTIQHPPSNRASTEPYSTPAMLAPAEASTTSTTNFPNIPVASTSHPPSILTGSHSDGLLQIASGPQPGTQQNGFTAQPATYHHNSTTTWTGSRTAAYTPTIPHHQNGHLQHHPPMHPGHYWPVHNELAFQPPISNHPAPEYWCSIAYFEMDVQVGETFKVPSSCPIVTVDGYVDPSGGDRFCLGQLSNVHRTEAIERARLHIGKGVQLECKGEGDVWVRCLSDHAVFVQSYYLDREAGRAPGDAVHKIYPSAYIKVFDLRQCHRQMQQQAATAQAAAAAQAAAVAGNIPGPGSVGGIAPAISLSAAAGIGVDDLRRLCILRMSFVKGWGPDYPRQSIKETPCWIEIHLHRALQLLDEVLHTMPIADPQPLD is encoded by the exons ATGTTGGTGAAAGATGAATACGTTCATGACTACGAGGGGCAGCCGTCATTGTCGTCTGCTGAAGGCCATTCAGTCCAAACCATCCAGCATCCACCAAGTAACAGAGCATCTACAGAGCCTTACAGCACCCCAGCCATGTTAGCTCCTGCTGAGGCTAGCACTACCAGCACCACTAATTTTCCCAACATTCCTGTGGCTTCAACAA GTCACCCTCCCAGTATATTGACAGGTAGCCATAGTGATGGACTCTTACAGATTGCTTCAGGGCCTCAGCCAGGAACTCAGCAGAATGGGTTTACAGCTCAGCCAGCTACTTACCATCACA atAGTACTACAACTTGGACTGGAAGTCGAACGGCAGCCTATACGCCTACCATACCTCACCACCAGAATGGCCATCTTCAGCATCATCCACCTATGCATCCTGGACATTACT GGCCAGTTCACAATGAACTTGCATTCCAGCCTCCTATATCAAATCATCCTG CTCCAGAATATTGGTGTTCAATCGCATACTTTGAAATGGATGTGCAAGTTGGGGAAACATTTAAGGTTCCTTCAAGCTGTCCAATTGTAACTGTTGATGGATATGTGGATCCTTCTGGAGGAGACCGTTTTTGCCTGGGCCAGCTTTCCAACGTGCACAGAACAGAAGCCATTGAGAGAGCAAG gttGCACATAGGTAAAGGGGTGCAGTTGGAGTGCAAAGGAGAAGGTGACGTGTGGGTTAGATGCCTCAGTGACCACGCAGTCTTCGTTCAGAGTTACTACCTGGATAGAGAAGCAGGGCGTGCGCCAGGTGATGCTGTTCACAAGATTTACCCAAGTGCATATATAAAG gtttttgatTTACGCCAATGTCACCGTCAGATGCAACAGCAGGCTGCCACtgcccaagctgctgctgctgctcaagcTGCAGCAGTAGCAGGAAACATCCCTGGACCAGGATCAGTAGGTGGAATAGCCCCAGCCATTA GTTTGTCAGCTGCTGCTGGAATTGGTGTAGATGACCTTCGCCGCTTGTGCATACTCAGGATGAGTTTTGTAAAAGGTTGGGGACCTGATTACCCCAGACAGAGCATCAAAGAGACACCCTGCTGGATTGAAATTCACTTACACCGTGCCCTCCAGCTTCTAGATGAAGTACTTCATACCATGCCTATTGCAGACCCACAACCTTTAGACTGA